From the genome of Gracilinanus agilis isolate LMUSP501 chromosome 2, AgileGrace, whole genome shotgun sequence, one region includes:
- the ADRA2B gene encoding alpha-2B adrenergic receptor — MDSPEPYSVQATAAIAAVITFLILFTIFGNALVILAVLTSRSLRAPQNLFLVSLAAADILVATLIIPFSLANELLGYWYFRHTWCEVYLALDVLFCTSSIVHLCAISLDRYWSVSRALEYNSKRTPRRIKGIILTVWLIAAFISLPPLIYKGDKGKKPGGRPQCKLNEEAWYILSSSIGSFFAPCLIMILVYLRIYLIAKRRNRQGPQGKQAPGDGDTGPSAPVGTSTISKLPPSILPAVGEANGHSKPPGEREGGEQIGDPTSPSTPPNQSSVGPEDGSQKQEEEEEEEEEEEEECGPPAPPTSSSPQGTPNFQPPQGSQVLATLRGQVLLARGPASLGLQPWRRRTQMNREKRFTFVLAVVIGVFVLCWFPFFFSYSLGAICPQHCKVPHGLFQFFFWIGYCNSSLNPVIYTIFNQDFRRAFRRILCRQWTQTAW, encoded by the coding sequence ATGGATAGCCCAGAGCCCTACTCTGTGCAGGCCACGGCAGCCATCGCAGCTGTCATCACCTTTCTCATCCTTTTCACCATCTTTGGCAATGCCCTAGTCATCCTGGCCGTGTTGACTAGCCGATCCCTTCGAGCCCCACAGAACTTgttcctggtttccctggctGCAGCTGACATCTTGGTGGCCACCCTCATCATACCCTTCTCATTGGCCAATGAACTGCTGGGATACTGGTACTTCCGACACACCTGGTGTGAGGTCTACCTGGCCTTAGATGTCCTTTTCTGCACCTCCTCTATCGTGCACCTGTGTGCCATCAGCCTGGACCGATACTGGTCAGTGAGCCGTGCCCTGGAGTACAACTCCAAGAGGACCCCCCGAAGGATTAAGGGCATTATTCTCACTGTCTGGCTTATTGCTGCCTTTATCTCGCTGCCCCCACTCATCTACAAGGGAGACAAGGGCAAGAAACCAGGAGGTCGGCCCCAGTGTAAGCTTAATGAAGAGGCCTGGTACATCCTTTCCTCCAGCATTGGCTCCTTCTTTGCACCCTGCCTTATCATGATCCTGGTCTACTTGCGGATCTACCTGATTGCCAAGCGGCGTAACCGCCAGGGGCCCCAGGGCAAGCAGGCCCCTGGTGATGGAGACACTGGGCCATCTGCCCCCGTTGGTACATCTACAATATCTAAGCTTCCACCCTCCATTCTCCCAGCTGTGGGTGAGGCCAATGGACATTCCAAGCCtcctggagagagagagggaggggaacagaTCGGAGATCCCACGTCACCTTCCACACCTCCCAACCAGAGCTCTGTGGGGCCAGAGGATGGCAGTCAGAagcaagaggaggaagaggaagaagaggaagaagaggaagaagaatgtgGGCCTCCAGCCCCTCcaacttcctcttctccccaagGAACCCCAAACTTTCAGCCTCCGCAGGGTTCCCAGGTGTTAGCCACACTCAGGGGCCAGGTACTATTGGCCCGAGGACCTGCCTCTCTGGGGCTACAGCCATGGAGGCGTAGGACCCAGATGAACCGCGAAAAACGCTTCACCTTTGTGCTGGCCGTGGTGATTGGGGTCTTTGTCCTCTGCTGGTTCCCCTTCTTCTTCAGCTATAGCCTGGGAGCCATCTGCCCCCAGCACTGTAAGGTCCCTCATGgcctttttcagtttttcttctggATTGGCTACTGCAACAGTTCTCTCAACCCTGTCATCTATACCATTTTCAACCAGGATTTTCGCAGGGCCTTCCGAAGGATCCTTTGTCGCCAATGGACTCAGACAGCTTGGTGA